A genome region from Mycobacteriales bacterium includes the following:
- the sufD gene encoding Fe-S cluster assembly protein SufD yields MAPPATVSSPPLRSAAERVASYEVDDFPIPSGREEEWRFTPTRRLRGIFDAAASTQRLKCTAELPDGVELVELASDDPLRTKAPAPMDRPSALAFRHAAGATALRVPPNAELTRPVVVERRGNGTAEQAWGHFVIEVGANAAATVVLDYTGSATFSGLLSVVVGDGARLKLVSLQDWDDDTVHLEHHAVRVGRDATFTSAVVTLGGDLVRLTPTVSFAGPGGSAELIGLYFADADQHLEHRLFIDHDQPNCRSRVTYKGALQGDGARTVWIGDVLIRAAATGTDTYEENRNLLLGDRARADSVPNLEIETGEVAGAGHASTTGRFNDEQLFYLMARGIPEDEARRLVVRGFFADIIERIEVPEVRERLLAAVESELAR; encoded by the coding sequence ATGGCTCCACCCGCAACCGTGTCGTCACCCCCGCTGCGCTCCGCCGCGGAGCGGGTGGCGTCCTACGAGGTCGACGACTTCCCGATCCCCAGCGGGCGCGAGGAGGAATGGCGGTTCACGCCGACCCGCCGGCTGCGCGGCATCTTCGATGCGGCCGCGAGCACGCAACGGCTCAAGTGCACCGCTGAGCTCCCGGACGGTGTCGAGCTGGTCGAGCTCGCCTCGGACGACCCGCTTCGGACGAAGGCTCCGGCCCCCATGGACCGGCCGTCGGCGCTCGCGTTCCGTCACGCGGCCGGCGCGACCGCACTGCGCGTCCCGCCCAACGCAGAGCTCACCCGGCCGGTGGTCGTCGAGCGGCGCGGCAACGGCACCGCGGAACAGGCCTGGGGCCACTTCGTGATCGAGGTCGGCGCCAACGCGGCCGCGACCGTCGTCCTCGACTACACCGGCAGCGCGACGTTCAGCGGACTGCTGTCAGTGGTCGTCGGCGACGGTGCGCGGCTGAAGCTGGTCAGCCTCCAGGACTGGGACGACGACACGGTCCACCTGGAGCACCACGCCGTGCGGGTCGGTCGTGACGCCACCTTCACCTCGGCTGTGGTGACCCTCGGCGGCGACCTGGTGCGGCTCACGCCGACCGTCAGCTTCGCCGGTCCGGGAGGCAGTGCGGAGCTGATCGGGCTCTACTTCGCCGACGCCGACCAGCATCTCGAGCACCGGCTGTTCATCGACCACGACCAGCCGAACTGCCGCAGTCGTGTGACGTACAAGGGCGCGCTGCAGGGTGACGGTGCCCGGACGGTGTGGATCGGTGACGTCCTGATCAGGGCGGCCGCCACCGGCACCGACACCTACGAAGAGAACCGCAACCTGTTGCTCGGCGACCGGGCGCGGGCGGACTCGGTGCCGAACCTCGAGATCGAGACGGGCGAGGTCGCCGGCGCCGGTCACGCCAGCACGACCGGCCGCTTCAACGACGAGCAGCTGTTCTATCTGATGGCACGAGGGATCCCCGAGGACGAGGCACGTCGGCTCGTCGTACGCGGGTTCTTCGCCGACATCATCGAGCGGATCGAGGTGCCCGAGGTCCGCGAGCGGCTGCTCGCCGCGGTCGAGAGCGAGCTGGCCCGATGA
- a CDS encoding cysteine desulfurase encodes MTYDVDVVRKDFPILDREVRPGVPLVYLDSAATSQKPIHVLDAIRDHDERHNANVHRGIHTLAEEATAAYEGARTKVAEFIGAPDRREVVFTKNSSEALNLMAQTLPFGPGDEVVVTEMEHHSNLVPWQLACARTGATLKWIGLTDDGRLDLSNLDEVITDRAKVVAFVHQSNLLGTVNDVAAVAARAKQVGAYTVLDGSQSVPHLPVDVASLGVDAMAFTGHKMCGPTGIGVLWARLELLEQLPPFLGGGEMIDEVTMAGSTWAPPPHKFEAGTPPIAQAVGLGAAVDYLSGLGMDAIHEHEVALTGYLLDGLSTVPGLRVIGPATTEARGGAVSFVLEGVHPHDVGQLLDESGVAVRVGHHCARPACLRFGIPATTRASLHLYSDTSDVDALVAGLDRVRSFFG; translated from the coding sequence ATGACCTACGACGTCGACGTGGTGCGCAAGGACTTCCCGATCCTCGATCGCGAGGTCCGCCCCGGCGTGCCCTTGGTTTACCTCGACAGCGCCGCGACGTCACAGAAGCCGATCCACGTGCTCGATGCGATCCGGGATCACGACGAGCGTCACAACGCCAATGTGCATCGCGGCATCCACACGCTCGCCGAGGAAGCGACTGCGGCGTACGAAGGCGCGCGTACCAAGGTGGCCGAGTTCATCGGCGCGCCCGACCGGCGCGAGGTCGTGTTCACCAAGAACTCCAGCGAAGCGCTGAACCTGATGGCGCAGACGCTGCCGTTCGGACCTGGTGACGAAGTAGTGGTCACCGAGATGGAGCACCACTCCAACCTCGTGCCGTGGCAGCTGGCCTGCGCCCGGACGGGCGCGACCTTGAAGTGGATCGGCCTGACCGATGACGGCCGGCTGGACCTGAGCAACCTCGACGAGGTCATCACCGACCGCGCCAAGGTCGTCGCGTTCGTTCACCAGTCGAACCTGCTGGGCACCGTCAACGACGTCGCCGCGGTAGCGGCGCGGGCCAAGCAGGTCGGCGCCTACACCGTGCTCGACGGCTCGCAGTCGGTCCCGCACCTGCCGGTCGACGTCGCGAGCCTCGGCGTCGACGCGATGGCGTTCACCGGCCACAAGATGTGCGGCCCGACCGGCATCGGGGTGCTCTGGGCCCGGCTCGAGCTGCTCGAGCAGCTGCCGCCGTTCCTTGGCGGCGGCGAGATGATCGACGAGGTCACGATGGCCGGCTCGACGTGGGCGCCGCCGCCGCACAAGTTCGAAGCGGGTACCCCGCCGATCGCGCAGGCCGTCGGGCTCGGCGCGGCGGTCGACTACCTGTCGGGGCTCGGGATGGACGCGATCCACGAACACGAGGTTGCGCTGACCGGCTACCTCCTCGACGGCCTGTCCACCGTCCCCGGACTGCGGGTCATCGGCCCGGCCACGACCGAGGCGCGCGGTGGCGCAGTGTCGTTCGTGCTGGAGGGCGTTCACCCGCACGACGTGGGCCAGCTCCTCGACGAGAGCGGCGTCGCGGTGCGGGTCGGGCACCACTGCGCGCGGCCCGCTTGCCTGCGATTCGGCATCCCGGCGACCACCCGCGCCTCGTTGCACCTCTACAGCGACACGTCGGACGTCGACGCGCTGGTCGCGGGGCTCGATCGGGTGAGGAGCTTCTTCGGATGA
- a CDS encoding non-heme iron oxygenase ferredoxin subunit produces MSYVRACSLSELAEDSAKAVEIDGVAVCLARSQGEVTALLDECSHAEVALSDGEVADGTVECWLHGSRFDLRTGKPIGPPATEAVTTYPVRIDGDDVFVAVKE; encoded by the coding sequence ATGAGCTACGTGAGGGCGTGCTCGCTGTCGGAGCTGGCCGAGGACAGCGCGAAGGCGGTCGAGATCGACGGCGTCGCCGTGTGCCTGGCCCGTTCGCAGGGCGAGGTGACGGCGTTGCTCGACGAGTGTTCCCACGCCGAAGTGGCGCTGTCCGACGGTGAGGTTGCCGACGGCACGGTCGAGTGCTGGCTGCACGGGTCGCGCTTCGACCTGCGCACCGGCAAGCCGATCGGTCCGCCCGCCACAGAAGCAGTGACCACCTATCCGGTACGCATCGACGGCGACGACGTCTTCGTCGCCGTGAAGGAGTAG
- a CDS encoding ABC transporter ATP-binding protein, giving the protein MAAVVVSHLAKRYSPTAGVVDVSFEAPAGAVTALLGRNGAGKTTSVEVCCGLRRADSGEVRVLGLDPRRDHAQLASRVGVMPQTGGSGACGIYPSVRVGEVVRHYAAMYADPLPVPALLERLGLDPVERTPWRRLSGGEQQRVSLALALVGRPAVAFLDEPTAGLDLHARHTTWALVRELRDAGVAVVLTTHALDEAEALADTVTILDHGRVVATGAPAELAKAKTPPELTFEAPPDLDTAALSKALPDGASAHEERPGRYVIGPRVDPEVVAAATAWCASVGVMVDNLSTSSRSLEDVFLEVTAAVPQ; this is encoded by the coding sequence ATGGCGGCGGTCGTGGTCTCCCACCTCGCCAAGCGCTACTCCCCCACCGCGGGGGTGGTCGACGTGTCGTTCGAGGCGCCGGCGGGCGCGGTCACGGCGCTGCTCGGCCGGAACGGCGCCGGCAAGACCACCAGCGTGGAGGTGTGCTGCGGCCTTCGCCGCGCCGACTCCGGTGAGGTCCGCGTCCTCGGCCTCGATCCGCGACGCGATCACGCGCAGCTGGCGTCCCGGGTGGGCGTCATGCCGCAGACCGGTGGATCCGGCGCCTGCGGCATCTATCCATCGGTGCGGGTCGGCGAGGTCGTCCGCCACTACGCCGCGATGTACGCCGATCCGCTGCCGGTGCCGGCGCTGCTCGAACGGCTGGGCCTCGACCCGGTCGAACGCACGCCCTGGCGGCGGCTGTCCGGCGGCGAGCAGCAGCGGGTCTCCCTCGCACTGGCCCTCGTCGGCCGACCGGCGGTGGCCTTCCTCGACGAGCCGACTGCTGGGCTCGACCTTCACGCCCGCCACACCACGTGGGCGCTGGTCCGCGAGCTTCGCGATGCCGGCGTCGCCGTCGTACTCACCACCCACGCCCTCGACGAGGCCGAGGCGCTGGCCGACACGGTCACGATCCTCGACCACGGCCGCGTCGTCGCGACGGGCGCTCCCGCCGAGCTCGCCAAGGCCAAAACGCCTCCGGAACTGACGTTCGAGGCGCCGCCTGACCTCGACACGGCGGCGCTGTCGAAGGCGCTGCCGGACGGCGCCTCGGCTCACGAAGAACGCCCCGGCCGCTACGTGATCGGCCCGCGGGTCGACCCGGAGGTGGTCGCCGCCGCCACCGCGTGGTGCGCGAGCGTCGGGGTCATGGTGGACAACCTCTCCACGTCGAGCCGGTCGCTGGAAGACGTCTTCCTGGAGGTCACCGCGGCGGTCCCGCAGTGA
- a CDS encoding metal-sulfur cluster assembly factor gives MTTETAPTVEDVTEAMHDVLDPELGINVVDLGLLYGVTIDENHNAVLDMTLTSAACPLTDVIEDQAAAALDGVTNGVTINWVWMPPWGPDKITPEGREQLSALGFNV, from the coding sequence ATGACGACCGAGACTGCTCCCACCGTCGAGGACGTGACCGAGGCGATGCACGACGTGCTCGACCCCGAGCTCGGGATCAACGTGGTCGACCTCGGCCTGCTCTACGGCGTCACCATCGACGAGAACCACAACGCCGTACTCGACATGACGCTCACCTCGGCGGCCTGCCCGCTCACCGACGTCATCGAGGACCAGGCTGCGGCGGCGCTCGACGGCGTCACGAACGGCGTGACGATCAACTGGGTCTGGATGCCGCCGTGGGGCCCGGACAAGATCACCCCGGAAGGTCGCGAGCAGCTCAGCGCGCTCGGCTTCAACGTCTGA
- a CDS encoding MFS transporter yields MVVTGEIAEGAAPRILDPRYRLPVIGIVAVMTVVATEAMAVTTVMPTVVRALHGLRYYSWGFTAYLLADVVGMVDAGPRTDREGATPSLVGGMVAFTAGLVVAATATDIWMFLVGRVLQGLGGGSLIVALYVVIARALPASLHPKAFALTSAAWVVPSLVGPSLAGLVASTLGWRWVFGGMAPLALAGALVLIPCLRALRPDAGPPAAGQPVARRTDAGWITGVRLAVGLGMVQEAAQLADGWSVLLVLAGAGLCRRPLLALLPAGTFRMTRGLPSVIALRGILTCAFFGAEAYLPLTLTRLHGGTPRTVGIPLTIASLGWSAGSWWRGRHSGGRVGSMQAGFALLATGVALLIVIARPWASLWLATPAWSVAGTGIGLVMPVLSVLLLEQSPEADQGSNSAALLLSDMTGTVVGIAVIAAMVNGLGLAHLSTAVSIGDVILAAVAVVGIWAGTRAVRR; encoded by the coding sequence GTGGTCGTGACCGGGGAGATCGCGGAAGGGGCGGCGCCCCGCATCCTCGATCCGCGATACCGGCTGCCGGTCATCGGCATCGTCGCGGTGATGACCGTGGTGGCGACCGAGGCGATGGCGGTCACCACGGTCATGCCGACGGTGGTCCGGGCCCTGCACGGCCTGCGTTACTACAGCTGGGGGTTCACGGCGTACCTGCTCGCCGACGTCGTCGGCATGGTCGATGCCGGCCCGCGCACCGATCGGGAGGGCGCCACCCCCTCGCTGGTCGGCGGCATGGTGGCGTTCACGGCCGGTCTCGTCGTCGCGGCGACGGCCACCGACATCTGGATGTTCCTCGTCGGTCGGGTGTTGCAGGGCCTCGGCGGCGGTTCGCTGATCGTCGCGTTGTACGTCGTCATCGCGCGCGCCCTGCCGGCGAGCCTGCACCCGAAGGCTTTCGCGCTGACGTCGGCGGCCTGGGTGGTGCCCTCGCTGGTCGGGCCGAGCCTGGCGGGTCTGGTCGCGTCGACCCTCGGCTGGCGCTGGGTGTTCGGCGGGATGGCGCCACTCGCGCTCGCCGGCGCGCTGGTCCTCATCCCCTGCCTGCGGGCACTGCGGCCCGACGCCGGCCCACCGGCCGCCGGCCAGCCCGTTGCCCGCCGTACCGATGCCGGTTGGATCACCGGAGTCCGGCTCGCGGTCGGGCTCGGAATGGTGCAGGAGGCCGCGCAGCTCGCCGACGGGTGGAGCGTCCTGCTCGTCCTCGCCGGAGCGGGGCTGTGCCGCCGACCGTTGCTCGCGCTGCTTCCCGCCGGCACGTTCCGGATGACCCGAGGCCTGCCGAGCGTCATCGCCCTTCGCGGCATCCTCACCTGCGCGTTCTTCGGCGCCGAGGCCTACCTGCCGCTGACGCTGACCCGGCTGCACGGCGGCACGCCGCGCACCGTGGGCATCCCGCTCACGATCGCCTCGCTCGGCTGGTCGGCCGGGTCGTGGTGGCGCGGCCGGCACAGCGGCGGGCGGGTGGGCTCGATGCAGGCAGGCTTCGCCCTGCTCGCCACCGGGGTAGCGCTGCTGATCGTAATCGCCAGACCGTGGGCGTCGCTGTGGCTGGCGACCCCGGCGTGGTCGGTGGCGGGCACCGGGATCGGGCTGGTCATGCCGGTGCTGTCGGTGCTGCTTCTCGAGCAGTCCCCCGAAGCGGATCAGGGCTCGAACTCGGCAGCCCTTCTGCTCTCGGACATGACCGGCACCGTCGTCGGCATCGCCGTCATCGCGGCGATGGTGAACGGCCTCGGGCTGGCCCACCTGTCGACGGCGGTGTCCATCGGCGACGTGATCCTCGCCGCGGTCGCCGTTGTCGGGATCTGGGCCGGCACCCGCGCGGTCAGACGTTGA
- a CDS encoding SUF system NifU family Fe-S cluster assembly protein: MSGAAVPSPQLDSLYQEIILEHYRTPHHKGLREPFEAEVHHLNPTCGDEITLRVHLADGVVGDVSYDGHGCSISQASASVMSDLVIGKSVDDALAVHEEFLRLMQSKGELVPDEDVLEDAVAFAGVSRYPARIKCALLSWMAWKDATAQAVAESEGS; this comes from the coding sequence ATGAGCGGCGCCGCCGTACCCAGCCCGCAGCTGGACTCGCTCTACCAGGAGATCATTCTCGAGCACTACCGCACGCCGCACCACAAGGGTCTGCGCGAGCCGTTCGAGGCCGAGGTGCACCACCTCAACCCGACGTGCGGCGACGAGATCACGTTGCGCGTCCACCTCGCCGACGGCGTGGTCGGCGACGTGTCGTACGACGGCCACGGCTGCTCGATCTCGCAGGCGTCGGCGAGCGTCATGAGCGACCTGGTGATCGGCAAGTCGGTCGACGACGCGCTCGCGGTGCACGAGGAGTTCCTGCGGCTGATGCAGTCCAAGGGCGAGCTCGTCCCGGACGAGGACGTGCTCGAGGACGCCGTGGCGTTCGCCGGCGTCTCGCGGTACCCGGCCCGGATCAAGTGCGCCTTGCTTTCCTGGATGGCGTGGAAGGACGCGACCGCACAGGCGGTCGCCGAGTCGGAAGGTTCATGA
- the sufC gene encoding Fe-S cluster assembly ATPase SufC, translating to MATLEIKDLHVTVAADGEGGEPREILSGVDLTVKQGETHAIMGPNGSGKSTLAYSIAGHPRYTVTGGSVTLDGADVLSMTVDERARAGLFLAMQYPVEVPGVSVSNFLRTAVTAVSGEAPKLRTWAKELNEAFERLAIDASFKERSLNEGFSGGEKKRLEVLQLEMLKPKVAVLDETDSGLDVDALRIVSEGVNRVRNAGATGTLLITHYTRILRYIQPDYVHVFVGGRIVAEGGPELADTLEAEGYEKFTPHDSARSAHASAGAPEETST from the coding sequence ATGGCAACGTTGGAGATCAAGGACCTGCACGTGACCGTCGCCGCCGACGGTGAGGGCGGCGAACCGCGCGAGATCCTCAGCGGTGTCGACCTCACCGTGAAGCAGGGCGAGACCCACGCGATCATGGGCCCCAACGGGTCGGGCAAGTCGACGCTGGCCTACTCCATCGCAGGTCACCCGCGCTACACCGTGACCGGCGGCAGCGTGACGCTCGACGGCGCCGACGTGCTGTCGATGACGGTGGACGAGCGCGCCCGCGCCGGGCTGTTCCTCGCGATGCAGTACCCCGTCGAGGTCCCGGGTGTCAGCGTGTCCAACTTCCTTCGTACGGCGGTGACGGCTGTCTCCGGTGAGGCGCCGAAGCTTCGAACCTGGGCCAAGGAGCTCAACGAGGCGTTCGAGCGGCTGGCCATCGATGCGTCGTTCAAGGAGCGGTCGCTCAACGAGGGCTTCTCCGGCGGTGAGAAGAAGCGGCTCGAGGTGCTGCAGCTCGAGATGCTCAAGCCGAAGGTGGCCGTCCTCGACGAGACCGACTCGGGCCTGGACGTCGACGCCCTCCGCATCGTCTCCGAGGGCGTCAACCGGGTCCGCAACGCCGGGGCGACCGGCACGTTGCTGATCACGCACTACACCCGGATCCTGCGCTACATCCAGCCGGACTACGTCCACGTGTTCGTCGGCGGCCGGATCGTCGCCGAAGGTGGCCCGGAGCTCGCCGACACCCTCGAAGCGGAGGGCTACGAGAAGTTCACGCCCCACGACAGCGCTCGCTCCGCTCACGCGTCCGCGGGGGCACCGGAAGAAACCTCGACATGA
- a CDS encoding ABC transporter permease: MTTLELTPSVDATPRSRAMLAQTVMETKLILRNGEQLLLTIAIPVALLVLFAKAPIANIPKPRIDFMAPGVFGLAVMSTAFTGQAIGTGFERRYGVLRRLSTTPLSRAGLLAAKTAAVLAVEVLQAVLLCVVATILGWHPHGSVAAAIGLVLLGTGCFSALGLLMAGTLRAEATLAGANLFYLISLGLGGVAYPLSDYSHGVQDALGLLPLTALSGGLRAVLDHGGAVPLHDWVTLLIWGGLATAAAVRWFRWD, from the coding sequence GTGACCACCCTCGAGCTGACACCGAGCGTCGACGCGACGCCGCGGTCGCGCGCGATGCTCGCCCAGACGGTGATGGAGACCAAGCTGATCCTCCGCAACGGCGAGCAGCTGCTGCTGACGATCGCGATCCCGGTCGCGCTGCTGGTGCTGTTCGCGAAGGCGCCGATCGCGAACATCCCCAAGCCGCGCATCGACTTCATGGCGCCCGGGGTGTTCGGCCTCGCCGTGATGTCGACCGCGTTCACCGGGCAAGCGATCGGGACCGGCTTCGAGCGGCGCTACGGCGTCCTGCGCCGGCTGTCGACGACGCCGCTGTCCCGCGCCGGTCTGCTCGCCGCCAAGACCGCTGCGGTGCTCGCCGTCGAGGTGCTCCAGGCGGTGCTGCTGTGCGTCGTGGCGACGATCCTCGGCTGGCACCCCCACGGCTCCGTCGCCGCGGCGATCGGCCTGGTCCTGCTCGGCACCGGGTGCTTCAGCGCGCTCGGCCTGCTGATGGCCGGCACGCTGCGCGCCGAGGCCACCCTGGCCGGCGCGAACCTGTTCTATCTGATCTCACTCGGTCTCGGCGGCGTGGCGTATCCGCTGTCGGACTACTCACACGGCGTCCAGGACGCGCTCGGTCTGCTGCCCCTGACAGCGCTGTCTGGCGGCCTGCGGGCGGTGCTCGATCACGGTGGCGCCGTGCCGCTGCACGACTGGGTGACGCTGCTGATCTGGGGCGGCCTGGCAACCGCGGCCGCCGTCCGCTGGTTCCGGTGGGACTAG
- a CDS encoding winged helix-turn-helix transcriptional regulator translates to MKTVVPRLDAADQRTRDRVVRSLLDHGPSTATELAQRLGLTTPAIRRHLDAALDDGLIVATEERRHGPRGRGRPARRFSLSEAGHAAGPTAYDDVAVDALRYLRESAGEQAVEDFARRRMAAWEARYADRIASLPLDARAEALAAALAEDGYASTVHDTTIGVQVCQHHCPVQHVAEEFPVMCEVETEAIGRLVGRHVQRLATIARGDGVCTTHIPLTDVTMRPAVPATREEPAS, encoded by the coding sequence GTGAAAACCGTGGTGCCACGCCTCGATGCGGCGGACCAGCGGACCCGCGACCGCGTGGTCCGCTCGCTGCTCGACCACGGCCCGTCGACCGCGACCGAGCTCGCCCAGCGGCTCGGCCTCACCACGCCGGCGATCCGCCGCCACCTCGACGCCGCGCTCGACGACGGCCTGATCGTCGCGACCGAGGAACGCCGCCACGGCCCGCGCGGTCGCGGCCGGCCGGCCCGACGGTTCTCGCTGAGCGAGGCGGGGCATGCGGCCGGCCCGACGGCCTACGACGACGTCGCGGTCGACGCGCTGCGCTACCTGCGCGAGTCCGCCGGCGAACAGGCCGTCGAGGACTTCGCCCGCCGCCGGATGGCGGCCTGGGAGGCCCGGTACGCCGACCGGATCGCTTCGCTGCCGCTGGACGCGCGCGCAGAGGCCCTTGCCGCGGCGCTGGCCGAGGACGGCTACGCGTCCACCGTCCACGACACTACGATCGGCGTACAGGTCTGCCAGCACCACTGCCCGGTGCAGCACGTGGCCGAGGAGTTCCCGGTCATGTGCGAGGTGGAGACCGAGGCGATCGGCCGGCTGGTCGGACGTCACGTGCAGCGGCTCGCGACCATCGCGCGCGGCGACGGCGTCTGCACGACCCACATTCCGCTTACGGACGTGACCATGCGTCCGGCAGTCCCAGCAACTCGCGAGGAGCCAGCTTCATGA
- the sufB gene encoding Fe-S cluster assembly protein SufB yields the protein MTDVAQGQLEGLGRYKFGWADSDEAGAVAQRGLSEAVVRNISALKNEPEWMLDMRLKGLRLFEKKPMPGWGADLSGIDFDNIKYFVRSTEKQAASWEDLPADIKNTYDKLGIPEAEKQRLIAGVAAQYESEVVYHQIREDLEKQGVIFVDTDTGLREHEELFREYFASAIPAGDNKFSALNTAVWSGGSFVHVPKGVKVDIPLQAYFRINTENMGQFERTLIIADEGSYVHYTEGCTAPIYSSDSLHSAVVEIIVKKDARVRYTTIQNWSNNVYNLVTKRAIAHEGAVMEWTDANIGSKVTMKYPAVWLVGEHAKGETLSLAFAADGQHTDSGAKMVHAAPNTSSNIVSKSVAQGGGRTSYRGLVQINKNSHHSKSTVKCDALLIDNISRSDTYPYVDVREDDVQMGHEATVSKVSADQLFYLMSRGIAEDEAMAMIVRGFVEPIARELPMEYALELNRLIELQMEGAVG from the coding sequence ATGACCGACGTCGCCCAGGGCCAGCTCGAAGGTCTCGGCCGCTACAAGTTCGGCTGGGCCGACTCCGACGAGGCGGGGGCAGTGGCGCAGCGCGGGCTGTCCGAGGCCGTCGTGCGCAACATCTCGGCGTTGAAGAACGAGCCCGAGTGGATGCTGGACATGCGGCTCAAAGGCCTTCGGCTGTTCGAGAAGAAGCCCATGCCGGGTTGGGGTGCCGACCTTTCCGGCATCGACTTCGACAACATCAAGTACTTCGTCCGCTCCACTGAGAAGCAAGCGGCGTCGTGGGAAGACCTGCCGGCGGACATCAAGAACACCTACGACAAGCTCGGCATCCCCGAGGCGGAGAAGCAGCGCCTCATCGCGGGCGTGGCTGCTCAGTACGAGAGCGAGGTCGTGTACCACCAGATCCGCGAGGATCTCGAGAAGCAGGGTGTCATCTTCGTCGACACCGACACCGGGCTGCGCGAGCACGAGGAGCTGTTCCGCGAGTACTTCGCATCAGCGATCCCTGCCGGTGACAACAAGTTCTCGGCGCTGAACACCGCGGTGTGGTCAGGTGGATCGTTCGTGCACGTGCCGAAGGGCGTGAAGGTCGACATTCCGCTGCAGGCCTACTTCCGGATCAACACGGAGAACATGGGCCAGTTCGAGCGGACTCTGATCATCGCGGACGAGGGCTCCTACGTGCACTACACCGAAGGGTGTACGGCCCCCATCTACTCCTCGGACTCACTGCACTCGGCTGTCGTCGAGATCATCGTGAAGAAGGACGCCCGCGTTCGCTACACGACCATCCAGAACTGGTCCAACAACGTGTACAACCTCGTGACCAAGCGAGCCATCGCTCACGAGGGCGCAGTCATGGAATGGACTGACGCGAACATCGGCTCGAAGGTCACCATGAAGTACCCGGCGGTCTGGCTGGTGGGCGAGCACGCAAAGGGCGAGACGCTGTCGCTGGCCTTCGCCGCGGACGGTCAGCACACGGACTCGGGCGCGAAGATGGTCCACGCGGCGCCGAACACGTCGAGCAACATCGTGAGCAAGTCGGTTGCACAAGGTGGCGGACGTACGTCGTACCGCGGTCTGGTGCAGATCAACAAGAACTCGCATCACTCGAAGTCGACCGTGAAGTGCGACGCGCTGCTCATCGACAACATCAGCCGTTCCGACACCTACCCGTACGTCGACGTCCGTGAGGACGACGTGCAGATGGGTCATGAGGCGACGGTCAGCAAGGTCAGCGCGGACCAGCTGTTCTACCTGATGAGCCGCGGCATCGCCGAGGACGAGGCGATGGCGATGATCGTGCGCGGGTTCGTCGAGCCGATCGCGCGCGAGCTCCCGATGGAGTACGCCCTCGAGCTCAACCGGCTGATCGAGCTGCAGATGGAAGGTGCCGTCGGCTGA